A genomic segment from Streptomyces sp. NBC_00237 encodes:
- a CDS encoding CU044_2847 family protein has product MTIENQASPQTPAPQGPFGSVESFDDGTPVRFVLSEPSTVPSPSTESRRRYADRPDGMGTAVPVARGGQLVADLAVETLRQSLRPVKPLLEEVHQAVSSVAVPPSEVSVTFGIQVGSDLKLGIVGSKGQAHLTVTASWLPADAAPADGSRGADGGSDEDEEEEEEGTATG; this is encoded by the coding sequence ATGACCATCGAGAACCAAGCGTCTCCCCAGACTCCGGCCCCTCAGGGCCCCTTCGGTTCCGTCGAGTCCTTCGACGACGGCACGCCCGTCCGTTTCGTACTGTCCGAGCCGTCGACCGTACCGAGCCCGTCGACGGAGTCCCGGCGGCGGTACGCCGACCGGCCGGACGGGATGGGGACGGCGGTGCCGGTCGCGCGCGGCGGTCAGCTGGTCGCCGACCTGGCGGTGGAGACGCTGCGGCAGAGCCTGCGGCCGGTGAAGCCGCTCCTTGAGGAGGTCCACCAGGCAGTGTCCTCGGTCGCCGTGCCGCCCTCCGAGGTCAGCGTGACCTTCGGCATCCAGGTCGGCAGCGACCTGAAGCTCGGCATCGTCGGCTCCAAGGGCCAGGCGCATCTGACGGTCACCGCGAGCTGGCTGCCCGCCGACGCGGCCCCCGCCGACGGGAGCCGGGGGGCCGACGGGGGCTCCGACGAAGACGAGGAAGAGGAAGAGGAAGGGACGGCCACCGGGTGA
- a CDS encoding serine protease yields MSSRPPDAMVSIRRAQSYKSSGAGVLLGGGMVLTCAHVVNDALGRASFEQRHPGDAEVTVEIPGSSIRQGVSACVQAWIPPAGEDGSRIMPGEDEYWLGDLSVLRLDQYVDDMVPPAPRYSAMQYRQRVRAWHGSGTMSSFADATISAMGEAVAFVDGDSTGMAIGPGYSGGPLCRMDDGDVVGLVAAHYMPDPNRPHSPQHLIRRSWVIPWQRIERDLHDAGVHLLSRVVSPRPSYENDHAYHPLMTAYERFVPNSSRAHIAHAVARSCDMVVGTAMDGPGEFAAFLLEHPRAVAALSAILLGGDPAAARAVLEAGRLSLTPLLLAPSEHKELLRLVEGAFRC; encoded by the coding sequence GTGAGCAGTCGGCCGCCGGACGCGATGGTCTCCATCCGCAGGGCGCAGTCCTACAAGTCCTCGGGCGCCGGCGTCCTGCTCGGCGGCGGAATGGTGCTCACCTGCGCCCACGTGGTCAACGACGCCCTCGGCAGGGCCTCCTTCGAGCAGCGGCATCCGGGCGACGCGGAGGTCACCGTCGAGATCCCGGGCAGCTCGATCCGCCAAGGGGTGTCCGCCTGTGTCCAGGCGTGGATTCCTCCGGCGGGCGAGGACGGCAGCCGGATCATGCCCGGCGAGGACGAGTACTGGCTGGGAGACCTGTCCGTGCTCCGGCTCGATCAGTACGTCGACGACATGGTCCCGCCCGCGCCGCGCTACTCCGCGATGCAGTACCGCCAGCGGGTGCGCGCCTGGCACGGCAGCGGCACGATGAGCAGCTTCGCCGATGCCACGATCAGTGCCATGGGCGAGGCCGTCGCCTTCGTCGACGGCGACTCGACCGGCATGGCCATCGGGCCCGGCTACAGCGGAGGGCCGCTGTGCCGCATGGACGACGGGGACGTGGTCGGCCTGGTCGCCGCGCACTACATGCCGGACCCGAACCGCCCGCACAGCCCGCAGCATCTGATCCGGCGCAGCTGGGTGATCCCCTGGCAGCGGATCGAGAGGGACCTCCACGACGCGGGCGTGCACCTGCTCTCCCGCGTCGTCAGCCCCCGGCCGTCGTACGAGAACGACCATGCGTACCACCCGCTGATGACCGCCTACGAGCGGTTCGTCCCGAACAGCAGCCGGGCGCACATCGCCCACGCCGTCGCGCGCTCCTGCGACATGGTGGTGGGGACGGCCATGGACGGCCCCGGCGAGTTCGCCGCGTTCCTGCTGGAGCACCCGAGGGCCGTGGCGGCGCTCTCCGCCATCCTCCTGGGCGGCGACCCGGCCGCCGCGCGGGCCGTCCTCGAAGCGGGGCGGCTCTCCCTCACTCCCCTGCTCCTCGCCCCCTCGGAGCACAAGGAGTTGCTGCGGCTCGTCGAGGGCGCTTTCCGCTGCTGA
- a CDS encoding RHS repeat-associated core domain-containing protein, giving the protein MALLIAFVPDDPAAAGTGKMRLEGLERDRSVPGRNLASPRKAVTDAAAKPWAPSVAKLLTGDYTVQVTEGQKTSKESKFTLGGAAVGTPGGTAPGLLDPLVRLTRPSVQEAKSTRAAGSKTPAPVGGAARVQVKDQATARKAGVEGVLFTAAPAATDSAEAVSGAVEVELDYEAIKDTYGGDWGSRLRLVQLPACALTTPDLPECRTRTELGGSNDPSAHTVSATVDLGVPAARGAGAPMVLAAAAAASGPGGSHEATSLSPTGSWMAGSSSGGFSWSYPVESPEVPGGPQPEVALSYSSQAVDGRTASTNGQSSWLAEGWDYEPGFIERRFKSCSDDKAAEDGKTPNNSGETADLCWGSDHVVMSLGGNSSELVKDDATGKWRPADDDGTRLERKTGADNGANGGEYWVLTGTDGVQYHFGLNKLPGAGTQRTNSALTVPVFGNHPGEPCHATAFADSDCAQAYRWNLDYVVDPLGDAMTLWWDKYTNYYGQHMKADKQIAYTRSATLTRIDYGQRANALFAGLPAGRTVFTTAERCIPSSTFDCAESKRTVANAKYWPDTPLDQECAAGAKCTDKYSPTFWSTKRLTKISTQVLAGSALKNVDSWTLEQSYPDTGDGTSPALWLASITRTGLGAGGTASMPKVSFAGTQMDNRVDGVEGLPPYSRMRVHAIDTESGGRIGVTYSPRECQALEPRKMPASPETNTMRCYPQYWTPKGATKPVQDWFHKYLATEVREDDLVTDAPDKVTSYEFIGSPAWAYDDGEFTERKERTWSQYRGYERVRTRVGGGSDVKQLTEHRFFRGMHGDKLPTGTRTASVVDSQGGSSPDLQQYQGQLREQISYEYDGGPVDSTTLTSTKSVKTAERKRTGTTPLQAWMARPETVTTRERVKGETWRTSTETTTYDSVGLPTQVDETTAGGKRLCTVTSYARNTALHMLESESRELTTVGACGTSGGEVVEDTRTLYDGQGFGVAPTKGLPTEVQELNAKGDGYLTIDKTEYDIHGRESATYDGENRKTTVTNTPATGARPTKTVTTDPLGHTETTEFDDVRGMPVKETDANNKSATMQYDPLGRLLKVWEIDRDSATQTPTATYDYTIRRDGPTVVTNRTLKDNGEYAVSYELLDGLLRERQTQDEAVAGPGRIINDTFYDSAGRPWKTNDGYYHEAEPTPTVLLVGDNEVPSQNRTTFNGLGQPTAEITYHRGVEKLRTTTERDGDVSTAIPPQGDTVTATFEDAEGRTAKIREYSNKERTTWRDTSYEYDIHDNVVKITAPGGAVTTFEYDGRGRQVSSTDPDGGKTTLTYDNSDNVIASTDPRGNTIATTYDAAGRPTSLREGSVTGPKRMEWTYDTLGKGLPTASIRYANGREYRDEVTAYDNAYRIKTTKTVIPAEEAGLGGTYTYTYGYTPTGNMATADVPGVGGLVNERVTFRYNSDDLPISVRGEASYLNDVEYSAFGEILRTDAGTATKKVYGTYLYDEFTRRLTQSTFDRSINPGRISDTQYTYDEAGNVTKIKDTPGEAAPDSGKTDTQCFVHNQLRQMTSAWTATDDCKAAPSKANVGGTDAYWHQYEFDEAGNRTKLVEKDTAGDAAKDVTRTYTYGKPGVGGPNALAEIKSAGPGGERLNTFAYDKAGNTTTRQQNGTTQTLEWDIEGELASVTEPVEGGGSKKTSYLYGAGGERLIRTDSDGSKTLYLGEAELTVSADQSQKKAERFYPHPDGSTTVRATGGVRQLVLADHHGSSHTTVDMVAAGMAVTRRKLMPFGEQRGPQPSTWPGARGFVGGTVDEDTGLTRLGARDYDPATGRFISVDPLVDYSQPATINPYAYSNNAPATYSDPSGTFFPILIGFAARMIIQAAIRAAIRRAAAIAARKAAQALARRLAAEARKRAIEAAKKLAAKLKREAAKKAAAAKRAAAKRAAAQRAAAKRAAQRRAAAQARAKAQRAAAKRAATKRAAARKAAARPKPKPKPRAQPKPKPKPSKVKKPAAAAGIAAAAKKAAKELAKDGARDNDGGSCETNSFAGRTLVLMADGSTKQISQIKVGEKVLATDPKTGKTSPQVATATIIGKGKKDLVRITLTEPGNPGSNSATITATEGHPFWMPTLRIWAEAKTIQPGTWLQTSAGTWVQVKDVQRWTESSTVHNLTVSDTHTYYALAGATPVLAHNCGTVYRSDTRDPDEIFKSGFEPRGANMDLMEHASGWSTDSGYISTTKEERIAKGRGGNVYHIDGMRGTDVNKAWPDNPYSSEKEIAIPGRVDPRRIRGVRMRDGSWRDNPNYRPVGD; this is encoded by the coding sequence ATGGCGCTTCTCATTGCTTTCGTGCCGGATGATCCCGCTGCGGCCGGCACCGGCAAGATGCGGCTGGAGGGGCTGGAGCGTGATCGTTCCGTCCCCGGCCGCAACCTGGCTTCCCCGCGCAAAGCCGTCACGGACGCCGCGGCGAAGCCCTGGGCTCCGTCGGTGGCCAAGCTTCTGACCGGCGACTACACGGTGCAGGTGACGGAAGGCCAGAAGACCTCGAAGGAATCGAAGTTCACGTTGGGCGGGGCTGCTGTCGGCACGCCGGGCGGAACAGCACCTGGCCTCCTGGACCCGCTGGTCCGCTTGACCCGTCCTTCCGTGCAGGAGGCGAAGTCGACGCGCGCGGCAGGCTCGAAGACTCCCGCGCCGGTCGGCGGAGCGGCCAGGGTTCAGGTCAAGGACCAGGCCACCGCGCGCAAGGCGGGGGTGGAAGGTGTGCTGTTCACTGCCGCTCCGGCCGCCACGGATTCCGCCGAAGCGGTGTCGGGTGCGGTCGAAGTCGAGCTGGACTACGAGGCGATCAAGGACACGTACGGCGGTGACTGGGGATCGCGCCTGCGTCTGGTGCAGTTGCCCGCGTGTGCGCTGACCACTCCGGATCTGCCGGAGTGCCGTACGCGGACCGAGCTGGGCGGCTCCAACGACCCGTCCGCGCACACCGTGAGCGCTACCGTGGACCTGGGTGTTCCGGCCGCACGCGGTGCGGGTGCGCCGATGGTCCTGGCCGCGGCAGCCGCGGCATCGGGCCCTGGCGGCAGCCATGAGGCGACCTCGCTGTCCCCCACCGGGTCCTGGATGGCCGGTAGTTCCTCCGGCGGTTTCTCCTGGTCGTACCCGGTGGAGTCGCCGGAGGTTCCCGGTGGCCCGCAGCCCGAGGTCGCGCTCTCCTATTCCTCGCAGGCGGTGGACGGCCGTACCGCGTCGACCAACGGTCAGTCCTCCTGGCTCGCCGAGGGCTGGGACTACGAACCGGGCTTCATCGAGCGGCGCTTCAAGTCCTGCTCCGACGACAAGGCTGCCGAGGACGGCAAGACCCCCAACAACTCGGGGGAGACCGCTGACCTGTGCTGGGGTTCCGACCACGTCGTGATGTCCCTGGGAGGCAACTCCAGCGAGCTCGTCAAGGACGACGCCACCGGCAAGTGGCGTCCGGCAGACGACGACGGCACCCGTCTGGAGCGCAAGACCGGCGCGGACAACGGCGCCAACGGCGGCGAGTACTGGGTACTGACCGGCACCGACGGCGTGCAGTACCACTTCGGCCTCAACAAGCTCCCCGGTGCCGGAACGCAGCGCACCAACTCCGCCCTGACCGTCCCGGTCTTCGGCAACCATCCCGGCGAGCCCTGCCACGCCACCGCGTTCGCGGACTCCGACTGCGCCCAGGCGTACCGGTGGAACCTGGACTACGTCGTCGACCCGCTCGGCGACGCCATGACCCTGTGGTGGGACAAGTACACGAACTACTACGGCCAGCACATGAAGGCCGACAAGCAGATCGCCTACACCCGCTCCGCCACGCTCACCCGGATCGACTACGGCCAGCGCGCGAACGCCCTGTTCGCCGGGCTCCCGGCGGGTCGCACGGTCTTCACGACCGCCGAACGGTGCATACCCAGCAGCACGTTCGACTGCGCCGAGTCCAAGCGGACGGTGGCGAACGCCAAGTACTGGCCCGACACCCCCCTCGACCAGGAGTGCGCGGCCGGAGCGAAGTGCACCGACAAGTACTCCCCGACGTTCTGGTCCACCAAGCGCCTCACGAAGATCAGCACGCAGGTGCTGGCCGGGTCCGCGCTGAAGAACGTCGACTCCTGGACGCTGGAGCAGTCCTACCCCGACACCGGTGACGGCACCTCTCCGGCCCTGTGGCTGGCATCCATCACCCGTACGGGACTGGGCGCGGGCGGTACGGCGAGCATGCCGAAGGTCAGCTTCGCGGGCACCCAGATGGACAACCGCGTCGACGGCGTCGAGGGCCTGCCCCCCTACTCCCGGATGCGCGTGCACGCCATCGACACCGAGTCGGGCGGCCGCATCGGCGTCACCTATTCGCCCCGTGAGTGCCAGGCGCTGGAGCCACGGAAGATGCCCGCGTCGCCCGAGACCAACACGATGCGCTGCTACCCCCAGTACTGGACGCCCAAGGGAGCGACCAAACCCGTCCAGGACTGGTTCCACAAGTACCTCGCCACCGAGGTCCGCGAGGACGACCTCGTGACCGACGCCCCGGACAAGGTCACCAGCTACGAGTTCATCGGCAGCCCGGCATGGGCCTACGACGACGGCGAGTTCACCGAGCGCAAGGAGCGCACCTGGTCGCAGTACCGCGGCTACGAGCGCGTCCGCACCCGCGTCGGTGGCGGCAGCGACGTCAAGCAGCTCACCGAGCACCGCTTCTTCCGCGGCATGCACGGCGACAAGCTCCCCACCGGCACGCGCACCGCGTCCGTCGTGGACAGCCAGGGCGGCAGCAGCCCGGACCTGCAGCAGTACCAGGGGCAGCTGCGCGAGCAGATCAGCTACGAGTACGACGGAGGACCCGTCGACTCCACCACGCTCACCAGTACCAAGTCGGTGAAGACGGCGGAGCGCAAGCGCACGGGCACCACCCCGCTCCAGGCGTGGATGGCCCGCCCCGAAACCGTCACCACGCGCGAGCGCGTCAAGGGCGAGACCTGGCGCACCTCGACCGAGACCACCACGTACGACAGTGTCGGCCTCCCCACCCAGGTCGACGAGACCACGGCGGGCGGCAAGCGCCTGTGCACGGTCACCTCCTACGCCCGCAACACCGCACTGCACATGCTGGAGTCGGAGTCCCGCGAGCTCACCACTGTGGGCGCCTGTGGCACCTCAGGCGGTGAAGTCGTCGAGGACACCCGCACGCTGTACGACGGTCAGGGCTTCGGCGTGGCCCCCACGAAGGGTCTGCCCACCGAGGTCCAGGAACTGAACGCCAAGGGCGACGGCTACCTGACCATCGACAAGACCGAGTACGACATCCACGGCCGCGAGAGCGCGACGTACGACGGCGAGAACCGCAAGACCACCGTCACCAACACCCCGGCAACCGGGGCACGGCCCACCAAGACGGTCACCACCGACCCCCTCGGCCACACCGAGACCACCGAGTTCGACGACGTCCGCGGCATGCCGGTCAAGGAGACCGACGCCAACAACAAGAGCGCCACGATGCAGTACGACCCCCTGGGCCGACTGCTGAAGGTCTGGGAGATCGACCGCGATTCCGCCACCCAGACCCCCACGGCGACCTACGACTACACCATCCGCCGCGACGGACCCACCGTCGTCACCAACCGCACCCTCAAGGACAACGGCGAATACGCCGTCTCCTACGAACTCCTCGACGGCCTCCTGCGCGAGCGCCAGACCCAGGACGAAGCGGTCGCAGGACCGGGCCGCATCATCAACGACACCTTCTACGACTCCGCCGGGCGGCCGTGGAAGACGAACGACGGCTACTACCACGAAGCGGAACCCACGCCGACAGTCCTCCTGGTCGGCGACAACGAGGTCCCCTCACAGAACCGGACCACCTTCAACGGGCTCGGCCAGCCGACCGCGGAGATCACCTACCACCGCGGCGTGGAGAAGCTCCGTACGACGACTGAACGCGACGGCGACGTCTCCACCGCCATCCCGCCGCAGGGTGACACGGTCACAGCGACCTTCGAGGACGCCGAGGGCCGCACCGCGAAGATCCGCGAGTACTCCAACAAGGAACGCACCACCTGGCGCGACACCTCCTACGAGTACGACATCCACGACAACGTCGTGAAGATCACCGCACCGGGCGGCGCCGTCACCACCTTCGAGTACGACGGAAGGGGCCGACAGGTCTCCTCCACCGACCCCGACGGCGGCAAGACCACGCTGACGTACGACAACAGCGACAACGTCATCGCCTCGACCGACCCGCGCGGCAACACAATCGCGACGACGTACGACGCGGCGGGTCGACCCACCTCACTGCGCGAGGGCAGCGTCACCGGCCCCAAGCGCATGGAGTGGACCTACGACACCCTCGGCAAGGGGCTGCCCACGGCCTCCATCCGCTACGCCAACGGCCGCGAATACCGCGACGAGGTCACCGCGTACGACAACGCCTACCGGATCAAGACCACCAAGACCGTGATCCCGGCAGAAGAAGCGGGGCTCGGGGGGACCTACACCTACACCTACGGCTACACCCCGACCGGCAACATGGCGACGGCGGACGTGCCGGGCGTCGGCGGTCTCGTCAACGAGCGAGTGACGTTCCGCTACAACTCCGACGACCTGCCGATCTCCGTCCGTGGCGAGGCGTCGTACCTGAACGACGTCGAGTACTCCGCGTTCGGCGAGATCCTGCGCACCGACGCGGGCACCGCCACCAAGAAGGTGTACGGGACCTACCTCTACGACGAGTTCACCCGCCGCCTCACCCAGTCGACCTTCGACCGGTCGATCAACCCGGGCCGGATCAGCGACACCCAGTACACGTACGACGAGGCCGGCAACGTCACGAAGATCAAGGACACCCCCGGCGAGGCGGCACCGGACAGCGGCAAGACGGACACCCAGTGCTTCGTCCACAACCAGCTGCGCCAGATGACCTCCGCCTGGACCGCGACGGACGACTGCAAGGCCGCTCCGTCCAAGGCCAACGTCGGTGGCACGGACGCGTACTGGCACCAGTACGAATTCGACGAGGCGGGCAACCGCACCAAGCTCGTGGAGAAGGACACGGCAGGTGACGCCGCCAAGGACGTCACCCGCACCTACACCTACGGCAAGCCCGGCGTCGGAGGCCCCAACGCCCTCGCCGAGATCAAGTCGGCGGGTCCGGGCGGCGAGCGGCTCAACACCTTCGCCTACGACAAGGCAGGCAACACCACCACCCGGCAGCAGAACGGCACCACGCAGACCCTGGAATGGGACATCGAGGGCGAACTCGCCTCGGTCACCGAACCGGTGGAGGGGGGCGGCAGCAAGAAGACCTCCTACCTTTACGGGGCAGGTGGCGAACGGCTGATCCGCACCGACTCCGACGGAAGCAAGACGCTCTACCTGGGCGAAGCCGAGCTGACGGTCAGCGCCGACCAGAGCCAGAAGAAGGCGGAACGGTTCTACCCGCACCCGGACGGGTCGACGACGGTCCGGGCTACCGGCGGCGTTCGCCAGTTGGTGCTGGCCGACCACCACGGGTCCTCCCACACCACCGTGGACATGGTCGCCGCGGGCATGGCGGTCACCCGACGCAAGTTGATGCCGTTCGGCGAACAGCGGGGTCCGCAGCCCTCCACCTGGCCCGGTGCACGTGGCTTCGTGGGCGGCACCGTGGACGAGGACACCGGTCTCACCCGCCTCGGCGCCCGCGACTACGACCCCGCCACAGGCAGGTTCATATCCGTCGACCCCCTGGTCGACTACAGCCAACCCGCCACCATCAACCCGTACGCCTACAGCAACAACGCACCGGCGACGTACTCCGACCCGTCGGGGACCTTCTTCCCGATCCTGATCGGCTTCGCCGCCCGCATGATCATCCAGGCGGCGATCCGCGCGGCGATCCGCCGCGCGGCGGCGATCGCGGCCCGCAAGGCCGCACAGGCGCTGGCCCGCCGCCTCGCGGCGGAAGCCCGCAAGCGCGCCATCGAAGCAGCCAAGAAGCTCGCAGCCAAGCTCAAGCGAGAGGCAGCCAAGAAGGCCGCCGCAGCTAAACGCGCCGCAGCCAAACGTGCGGCGGCGCAGCGTGCCGCGGCCAAACGTGCGGCCCAGCGCCGCGCGGCAGCACAGGCCCGCGCCAAGGCACAGCGCGCGGCGGCCAAGCGCGCGGCAACGAAACGCGCCGCAGCCCGCAAGGCAGCCGCACGCCCCAAGCCCAAGCCGAAACCCCGAGCCCAACCGAAGCCCAAGCCGAAACCCTCAAAGGTCAAGAAGCCCGCAGCCGCTGCGGGCATCGCGGCCGCTGCAAAGAAGGCAGCCAAGGAACTGGCGAAGGACGGCGCCAGGGACAACGACGGGGGTTCCTGCGAAACCAACAGCTTCGCCGGTAGAACCCTGGTCCTCATGGCCGACGGGTCTACGAAGCAGATCAGCCAGATCAAGGTCGGGGAAAAGGTTCTCGCCACCGACCCGAAGACCGGTAAAACCTCACCGCAGGTCGCCACTGCCACGATCATCGGCAAGGGGAAAAAGGACCTCGTCAGGATCACCCTCACTGAACCCGGAAATCCTGGCAGCAATTCCGCCACGATCACCGCTACGGAAGGCCATCCGTTCTGGATGCCGACCCTGCGGATCTGGGCCGAGGCGAAGACCATTCAGCCAGGGACGTGGCTCCAGACATCCGCCGGAACCTGGGTGCAGGTGAAGGATGTTCAACGCTGGACCGAATCGTCCACGGTGCACAACCTCACCGTCAGCGACACTCACACGTACTACGCGCTGGCGGGAGCCACACCGGTCCTTGCTCACAACTGCGGCACCGTCTATCGAAGTGACACTCGGGATCCCGATGAGATTTTCAAATCGGGATTTGAACCGAGAGGGGCTAATATGGATCTCATGGAACATGCTTCCGGATGGTCTACCGACTCTGGATACATCTCAACCACAAAGGAAGAGAGAATCGCCAAGGGTCGAGGCGGAAATGTCTATCACATCGACGGAATGCGTGGAACCGATGTGAACAAGGCTTGGCCTGACAATCCATATTCGAGCGAAAAAGAGATCGCCATTCCGGGACGAGTCGATCCCCGTAGGATTCGCGGCGTCAGGATGCGCGACGGATCGTGGCGGGACAACCCGAACTATCGACCCGTGGGGGATTGA